One genomic window of Candidatus Eisenbacteria bacterium includes the following:
- a CDS encoding SgcJ/EcaC family oxidoreductase has translation MPRDWVTRTLSLQAAALLTLMGITSSCASEKREDPAPLKSAIEALNARFSEAFSHRDPAAIGQLYAEDAQALPPGAAPVAGRIAIQELWKEVLGSPVARVQLETVEVDGNPSTAWETGRYTLIAKDGSTMDAGKYIVVWKHDDAGWKIYRDMWSSNSPPQAPAPGGPSAERPAKR, from the coding sequence GTGCCACGAGATTGGGTCACCCGGACACTCAGCCTGCAGGCGGCTGCTCTTCTCACGCTGATGGGCATCACGAGCAGTTGCGCTTCCGAGAAACGGGAAGATCCCGCGCCTCTGAAATCGGCGATCGAGGCCCTGAACGCGCGATTCTCCGAAGCTTTTTCGCATCGGGATCCCGCCGCGATCGGACAGCTCTACGCCGAGGACGCTCAGGCGCTCCCGCCGGGCGCCGCTCCGGTTGCGGGTCGGATCGCGATCCAGGAGCTTTGGAAAGAGGTGCTGGGTTCTCCGGTTGCGCGGGTTCAGCTGGAGACGGTCGAGGTCGACGGCAACCCGTCCACCGCGTGGGAGACCGGCCGCTACACCTTGATCGCAAAGGACGGGAGCACCATGGACGCCGGAAAGTACATCGTCGTATGGAAGCACGATGATGCCGGTTGGAAAATCTACCGGGACATGTGGAGCTCCAACAGCCCACCCCAGGCGCCCGCGCCTGGAGGGCCGTCCGCGGAGCGTCCCGCCAAGCGTTGA
- a CDS encoding FAD-dependent oxidoreductase, which produces MTRGRNVVICGAGIIGLSSAYYLLGQGHRVTILERGAPEHDCCSLGNAGFISPSHFLPLAAPGMVRKALQWMWDPESPFYVHPRLDPGLVAWGVRFWRASRRSRAHRAGPLLRDLNLASRSLYEDLAGRSDNEFGLRCQGLLVLVRSRGGLEEETELASRSRELGMPAEVLGAGEIAALEPGVTFDVLGGVFYPLDAHLVPQRLAAMLTRLVAERGGTFLWKAEVRGWRRRGDALNAAVTEAGDIGGDEFVLSAGAWTPLLARELGLGIPMQPGKGYSLTLDSPRQLPQRSFILQEARVAVTPMGSSLRVGGTMELAGYDLRINPPRIRGMTRSLSRYLPAFLPEDFVPCRPWCGLRPCTPDGLPYIGRTRRWRNLIVAAGHAMMGVSMGPITGKLVADIVSGHAPTVEIAALKPDRCG; this is translated from the coding sequence ATGACGCGCGGACGGAACGTGGTGATTTGCGGCGCCGGCATCATCGGTCTCTCCTCGGCCTACTACCTGCTCGGCCAGGGTCACCGGGTGACGATTCTCGAGCGCGGAGCGCCTGAGCATGACTGCTGCTCGCTCGGGAACGCCGGCTTCATCTCCCCGAGCCACTTCCTGCCGTTGGCCGCTCCCGGGATGGTGCGGAAGGCGCTCCAGTGGATGTGGGATCCGGAGAGCCCGTTCTACGTTCATCCCCGCCTCGATCCGGGTCTGGTTGCATGGGGGGTTCGATTCTGGCGCGCGTCCAGAAGGAGCCGTGCGCACCGCGCGGGGCCGCTTCTGCGCGATCTGAACCTGGCCAGCCGCTCGCTCTACGAGGATCTGGCCGGGCGCAGCGACAACGAGTTCGGGCTCCGGTGCCAGGGCCTGCTCGTGCTGGTCCGCTCGCGGGGCGGGCTTGAGGAGGAGACCGAGCTCGCTTCGAGATCGCGCGAGCTCGGCATGCCCGCCGAGGTGCTCGGCGCTGGGGAGATCGCAGCGCTCGAACCCGGAGTCACGTTCGACGTCCTCGGCGGGGTCTTCTATCCCCTCGACGCCCACCTCGTGCCTCAGCGGTTGGCGGCGATGCTGACGCGACTGGTCGCGGAGCGGGGCGGCACCTTCCTATGGAAGGCGGAGGTGCGCGGCTGGCGGCGCCGAGGCGACGCCCTGAACGCCGCGGTTACCGAGGCGGGCGATATCGGGGGGGACGAGTTCGTTCTGTCGGCCGGCGCCTGGACGCCCCTTCTCGCGCGCGAGCTAGGCTTGGGAATCCCGATGCAGCCGGGCAAGGGCTACAGCCTGACCCTGGACTCGCCCCGCCAGCTGCCGCAGCGCTCCTTCATCCTGCAAGAGGCGAGGGTGGCGGTCACGCCGATGGGATCGTCGCTCCGTGTCGGGGGGACCATGGAGCTGGCGGGCTACGATCTTCGAATCAATCCGCCGCGTATTCGCGGCATGACCCGCTCGCTCTCGAGATACCTTCCCGCGTTTCTGCCCGAAGACTTCGTTCCCTGCCGGCCGTGGTGCGGGCTCCGTCCGTGCACGCCGGACGGCCTCCCCTATATCGGGCGTACGCGACGGTGGCGAAACCTGATCGTGGCCGCGGGCCACGCCATGATGGGCGTCAGCATGGGGCCGATCACGGGGAAGCTCGTTGCCGATATCGTCTCTGGACATGCGCCGACGGTCGAGATCGCGGCCCTGAAACCCGACCGGTGCGGCTGA